In Zingiber officinale cultivar Zhangliang chromosome 11B, Zo_v1.1, whole genome shotgun sequence, a single window of DNA contains:
- the LOC122035294 gene encoding uncharacterized protein LOC122035294, producing the protein MLLRILFLVFVSIGGAQARSWNKKAKHSLKTVQTLVGDLFDCVYMYKQPAFDHPLLKNHTLQLKPSSLPKGMKLAKSKPASFYGFNDTCPSGTVLVHRARKQDLNESQLLRNQFRAQAIVDNQNTKGTHYAIIQSVPGYYFGVYAKMATYKLPDLQPGQSSSSSIILYGDVNVPNNELNGIAIGWQVSTVIYDSSYPRFFTFWTSDGQDKTGCVNLQCAGFVSTTNIYGPGSFIPQFSTYGGEQKYLALLIARDSNTGNWWVTYNDELPLGYFPKELLPKMNFNANMVKMGGEVTSPLNVPSPPMGSGHPSNEGRNKAAYFIQVRFLDKSNNFYVLERPFLLAHADIDDYYNVTDDRYIDDKDKYVFAYGGAGGFK; encoded by the exons ATGTTACTTCGTATTTTATTTCTGGTGTTTGTTTCAATTGGTGGGGCACAAGCAAGATCATGGAACAAGAAAGCTAAGCATTCGCTTAAAACCGTTCAG ACATTAGTAGGAGATCTATTTGACTGTGTTTATATGTATAAGCAACCAGCATTTGACCATCCTCTGTTAAAAAATCACACTCTTCAG TTAAAACCAAGTAGTCTTCCAAAGGGAATGAAGCTTGCAAAATCCAAACCAGCTTCTTTTTATGGATTCAATGATACTTGTCCTTCTGGCACTGTTCTTGTCCACCGTGCTCGCAAACAAGATTTAAATGAGTCTCAGCTCTTGAGAAACCAATTTAGAGCACAAGCCATAGTCGACAATCAAAATACAAAAGGAACTCAC TATGCAATAATTCAATCTGTACCTGGTTACTACTTTGGAGTGTATGCAAAAATGGCAACTTATAAGCTTCCAGATCTACAACCTGGTCAATCATCATCCAGCTCTATAATACTTTATGGCGATGTAAATGTTCCAAACAATGAACTCAATGGTATTGCGATTGGCTGGCAA GTTTCAACAGTCATATACGATAGCAGTTATCCTCGATTTTTTACTTTTTGGACC AGTGACGGGCAGGATAAAACGGGATGTGTGAATTTGCAATGTGCTGGTTTTGTTAGCACCACTAATATTTATGGACCTGGAAGTTTTATTCCCCAATTTTCCACTTATGGTGGGGAACAAAAATATCTAGCGTTACTAATCGCTAGG GATTCTAATACAGGGAATTGGTGGGTGACATATAATGATGAGCTACCTCTTGGGTATTTCCCTAAGGAATTACTTCCAAAGATGAATTTTAATGCAAACATGGTTAAAATGGGTGGGGAGGTTACCTCTCCCTTGAATGTGCCAAGCCCTCCGATGGGTAGTGGTCATCCAAGTAATGAAGGACGTAATAAAGCTGCTTATTTCATTCAAGTTCGATTTTTGGATAAGTCGAATAACTTCTACGTTTTGGAACGTCCTTTTCTTCTAGCTCATGCTGATATCGATGATTATTATAATGTAACAGATGATCGTTATATAGATGATAAAGATAAATATGTTTTTGCTTATGGAGGAGCTGGAGGTTTCAAATAA